In one Achromobacter spanius genomic region, the following are encoded:
- the rnc gene encoding ribonuclease III: protein MSLATLENRLDHHFGDPALLEQALTHRSHGARHNERLEFLGDSVLNFVVAAMLFERYSKIDEGDLSRLRANLVKQASLADIAQRLELSQYLRLGEGELKSGGFRRPSILADTVEALFGAVFLDAGFEAARRVIVRQYQPVLASVDPKTLGKDAKTLLQEFLQGRKLALPLYTVVATHGAAHSQQFEVECAIPALEIKVTAPGASRRAAEQSAAKLALEAALAISPATKAARKSGKARKTAQLSLPVAVAQETK, encoded by the coding sequence ATGTCGCTAGCCACGCTAGAAAACCGCCTGGATCACCACTTCGGTGATCCAGCCTTGCTTGAACAGGCACTGACGCATCGCAGTCATGGTGCGCGCCACAACGAGCGCTTGGAATTCCTTGGGGATTCCGTGCTGAACTTCGTCGTTGCGGCCATGCTGTTCGAGCGTTATTCGAAAATTGACGAAGGCGATCTGTCGCGGCTGCGGGCCAATCTGGTCAAGCAGGCCTCGCTGGCGGATATCGCCCAGCGCCTGGAGCTCTCGCAGTATCTGCGCCTGGGCGAAGGTGAATTGAAAAGCGGCGGGTTCCGCCGGCCATCCATTCTTGCCGACACGGTCGAGGCGCTGTTCGGCGCCGTCTTTCTGGACGCGGGCTTTGAGGCCGCGCGCCGCGTGATCGTGCGCCAGTACCAGCCGGTGCTGGCCTCGGTTGACCCCAAAACGCTGGGCAAGGACGCCAAGACCTTGCTGCAGGAATTCCTGCAGGGCCGCAAGTTGGCGCTGCCGCTGTACACGGTGGTGGCCACGCATGGCGCGGCCCACAGCCAGCAGTTCGAAGTCGAGTGCGCCATCCCGGCGCTCGAGATCAAGGTTACGGCGCCCGGCGCCAGCCGCCGCGCCGCCGAGCAATCGGCGGCCAAGCTGGCCTTGGAAGCCGCGCTGGCCATCAGCCCGGCCACCAAGGCTGCCCGCAAGTCGGGCAAGGCGCGCAAAACCGCGCAATTGTCGCTGCCCGTGGCAGTGGCTCAAGAGACTAAATGA
- the era gene encoding GTPase Era yields MSDTPFRTGFVAIVGRPNVGKSTLTNALIGSKISIVSRKAQTTRHRIHGVLTREHEQFVFVDTPGFQTRHGGAMNRMMNRVVTQALADVDVVVHVVEAGKWSEGDAKLLPLLPNPERTILVVSKIDALKNRDDLFAFVSKIMALHPFGAVVPVSATKNQQLDQLLEEIATRLPEGEAMFEEDTLTDRPMRFIAAELVREKIFRLVGDELPYGCTVVIEQWEETDKGASINACVVVERDSHKPILLGTGGMHMKRIATEARQDIAKLLDKPVHLEVYIKVRKGWSDREGALRDLGYE; encoded by the coding sequence ATGAGCGATACCCCTTTTCGTACCGGCTTTGTTGCCATTGTTGGCCGCCCCAATGTGGGCAAGTCCACGCTGACCAACGCCCTGATCGGTTCCAAGATCTCCATCGTGTCGCGCAAGGCGCAGACCACGCGCCACCGCATCCATGGTGTGTTGACGCGCGAACACGAGCAGTTCGTCTTCGTTGATACCCCCGGGTTCCAGACGCGCCATGGTGGCGCCATGAACCGCATGATGAACCGCGTGGTGACGCAGGCCCTGGCTGACGTCGACGTGGTGGTGCATGTGGTCGAGGCCGGCAAGTGGTCTGAGGGCGACGCCAAGTTGCTGCCGCTCTTGCCCAACCCGGAACGCACCATCTTGGTTGTCTCGAAGATCGACGCGCTGAAAAACCGCGACGACCTGTTTGCCTTCGTTTCCAAGATCATGGCGCTGCATCCGTTTGGCGCCGTGGTGCCCGTCAGCGCCACCAAGAACCAGCAACTGGATCAGTTGCTGGAAGAAATTGCCACGCGCTTGCCGGAAGGCGAGGCAATGTTCGAAGAAGACACCCTGACCGACCGCCCCATGCGCTTCATTGCGGCCGAACTGGTGCGCGAAAAGATCTTCCGCCTGGTCGGCGACGAACTGCCCTACGGCTGTACCGTCGTCATCGAGCAATGGGAAGAGACCGACAAAGGCGCCAGCATCAACGCCTGCGTGGTGGTCGAGCGCGACAGCCACAAGCCCATACTCTTGGGCACGGGCGGCATGCACATGAAGCGCATCGCCACGGAGGCGCGGCAGGACATCGCCAAGCTGCTGGACAAGCCGGTGCACCTTGAGGTCTACATCAAGGTGCGCAAGGGGTGGTCCGACCGCGAGGGTGCGCTCCGCGATTTGGGCTATGAGTAG
- the recO gene encoding DNA repair protein RecO, translated as MSRRAPRVQDRPGFMLHATAWRETSLIVQTFSRDHGCVAMVAKGAKRPYSVLRPVLSAFQPLLLSWTGNGEVKTLTRAEIAGIRPLTGTALMSAWYMNELLLRLLPREDAHPLLFDAYDMALQQLSNGTRAAGALRRFEWTLLRETGYGVDEAAPDFEDTTIEPALRRDLRERLAEILAGRPLSTRRVLMDLQRV; from the coding sequence ATGAGTAGACGGGCGCCTCGCGTCCAGGATCGCCCGGGCTTTATGCTGCACGCCACCGCGTGGCGTGAGACCTCCCTTATTGTTCAGACTTTTTCCCGCGATCATGGCTGTGTGGCCATGGTCGCCAAGGGCGCCAAGCGCCCTTACTCGGTGCTGAGGCCCGTGTTGTCGGCCTTTCAGCCCTTGCTGCTGTCCTGGACCGGCAACGGCGAAGTCAAGACGCTGACGCGCGCCGAAATCGCGGGCATCCGGCCCTTGACCGGCACCGCGCTGATGTCCGCCTGGTACATGAACGAGCTCTTGTTGCGCCTGCTGCCTCGCGAAGACGCCCACCCCTTGCTGTTCGACGCCTACGACATGGCGTTGCAGCAGTTGTCCAACGGCACGCGCGCCGCGGGCGCGTTGCGCCGCTTTGAATGGACCTTGCTGCGCGAAACCGGTTATGGCGTGGACGAAGCCGCCCCGGATTTCGAAGACACCACCATTGAACCCGCGCTGCGCCGCGATTTGCGCGAGCGCCTGGCCGAAATTCTTGCCGGCCGCCCGCTGTCCACCCGGCGCGTCCTGATGGACTTGCAGCGCGTCTGA
- a CDS encoding LysR family transcriptional regulator: MTFTLKQVETFRTVYETESVTAAARRLDVSPATVSATLAALEASIELRLFERVRQRMQRTPEATLLYEEIRRLNVGLESLGRKIRAIRGAAQPRLRIGCIHAYGGTLVSDAISRFRTRYPDTPLYLQIRDSNTLRDMVVSGELDLAVVADESELEGLLGHRLASLRAVAVFPASHALARLERVDFTHLVDADVIALNAEDGSRKRLDSLLLQAGLSLKVAIETPYSSTVCQLALDGHGIGIANPATAVGREAAGLCYRPLTAPVHFECHMILHGSRPLSEAGKFWATCLRGVLAPLVDRFGV, from the coding sequence ATGACCTTCACACTGAAACAGGTCGAGACGTTCCGCACCGTATACGAAACGGAAAGCGTGACCGCTGCCGCCCGGCGCCTGGATGTGTCGCCCGCGACGGTCAGCGCCACCTTGGCCGCGTTGGAAGCCAGCATTGAGCTACGCCTGTTCGAGCGCGTGCGTCAGCGGATGCAGCGCACGCCCGAGGCCACTTTGTTGTACGAGGAAATCCGCCGCTTGAACGTGGGGCTGGAAAGCCTTGGACGCAAGATCCGTGCGATCCGTGGCGCCGCGCAGCCGCGCCTGCGCATTGGTTGCATCCATGCGTATGGCGGCACCCTCGTCAGTGACGCGATCTCGCGGTTTCGCACGCGCTATCCCGACACGCCGCTGTATCTGCAGATTCGAGACTCCAACACCTTGCGTGACATGGTGGTGTCGGGCGAACTCGATCTGGCGGTGGTGGCTGACGAATCAGAGCTCGAAGGTCTGTTGGGGCACCGGCTGGCCAGCCTGCGTGCCGTGGCGGTGTTTCCCGCCAGCCATGCGCTTGCGCGCCTGGAACGCGTGGATTTCACGCATCTTGTGGATGCGGACGTGATTGCCCTGAACGCGGAGGATGGTTCGCGCAAGCGCCTGGATTCGCTGTTGTTGCAGGCGGGGCTAAGCCTGAAGGTGGCCATCGAAACCCCGTACTCCAGCACCGTGTGCCAACTGGCGCTGGACGGGCACGGGATCGGCATTGCCAACCCGGCCACCGCCGTGGGGAGGGAGGCAGCCGGCCTTTGCTACCGTCCGCTGACCGCACCCGTGCATTTTGAATGCCATATGATCTTGCACGGTAGCCGACCCTTGTCCGAGGCCGGCAAGTTCTGGGCCACCTGTCTGCGCGGCGTGCTGGCCCCGCTGGTGGATCGCTTCGGCGTGTGA